Proteins encoded together in one Rhinopithecus roxellana isolate Shanxi Qingling chromosome 3, ASM756505v1, whole genome shotgun sequence window:
- the LOC104677780 gene encoding uncharacterized protein LOC104677780, with the protein MRGIRKLNSIPGDCRVAIPAAPGSSRGGAGRVQWGTNRPGAHAFRNPPRPCTAAWAPKLQSALCAASSRLATPEPARAPSIAEPGPGVPVAAKPGILPGDGGCTGARTKNLALNPIGVTA; encoded by the coding sequence ATGCGTGGGATAAGAAAACTTAACTCCATCCCCGGTGACTGCAGAGTGGCCATTCCAGCTGCTCCAGGCTCCAGCAGAGGAGGAGCGGGCCGGGTCCAGTGGGGAACCAACAGGCCTGGCGCGCACGCATTCCGGAACCCACCCAGACCATGTACCGCAGCCTGGGCGCCCAAGCTGCAGTCCGCTCTGTGTGCAGCCAGCAGCCGCCTGGCAACTCCCGAGCCTGCTCGCGCTCCCAGCATCGCAGAACCAGGGCCAGGTGTCCCGGTGGCTGCCAAGCCAGGCATTCTGCCCGGCGACGGCGGCTGCACAGGGGCGAGAACTAAGAACCTGGCGCTCAACCCCATCGGGGTGACTGCCTAG